One Flavobacterium sp. 90 DNA segment encodes these proteins:
- a CDS encoding sulfatase-like hydrolase/transferase: MDLKEKLNQIGQQPDLILIITDEQRATQHFPPGWEEENLPTLTFLKQNGFSFDRAFCNTCMCSPSRATLFTGIYPAKHGVSQTLTEGGLLSPQEPTLSNSVPNIMNVLWAEGYDVQYRGKWHMSKGVAPNGTKTNYEDLTAADISLYGAMGWVAPDAGEDVNPLNFGGGYANHDAKYTAEAIQYLKEVKAQRAAGNHKPYCLVLSLVNPHDVLAYPKTAGTSGYHSSTWTGREIGLPATVNENLLENKKPMAQEQILVNMALSLGEIASQDDKLNYINFYGYLLSHVDEEIGYLINELYKEDEHGNKLADSAIVTLTSDHGEMGLAHGGLRQKTFVAYEEALRVPLVISNPILFKDHKIKQSMALATLVDIMPTFIDIANVSNPPTGLAGTSLLPVMENNTPVQHSILFTYDDIKAGSNSSWTIVKAANRIRCIRTEKWKFDYYFDAATAYFKQYELYDLINDPLEITNLAYDPAYSEIRRDLEEQLHQLEVEKLWVNMPKDVYSTTTFN, from the coding sequence ATGGACTTAAAAGAAAAACTTAATCAAATTGGTCAACAGCCAGACCTAATTCTTATTATTACAGATGAGCAACGTGCTACACAACATTTTCCACCTGGATGGGAAGAAGAAAATCTCCCAACTCTAACATTTCTAAAGCAGAATGGTTTTAGTTTCGACAGAGCATTTTGCAATACCTGTATGTGTTCTCCCAGTCGCGCAACCTTATTTACAGGAATATATCCTGCCAAACATGGAGTTAGCCAAACGCTAACCGAAGGTGGTCTTTTATCTCCACAAGAACCAACACTCAGCAATTCTGTTCCCAATATCATGAATGTGCTTTGGGCAGAAGGTTATGATGTGCAATACAGAGGCAAATGGCATATGAGTAAAGGAGTAGCGCCTAATGGTACTAAAACAAATTACGAAGATTTAACCGCTGCAGATATTTCGCTATATGGTGCAATGGGCTGGGTTGCTCCGGATGCAGGCGAAGATGTCAATCCGCTTAATTTTGGTGGCGGATATGCAAATCATGATGCAAAATATACAGCCGAAGCCATACAATACCTAAAGGAAGTAAAAGCTCAAAGAGCAGCTGGAAATCATAAGCCGTACTGTCTTGTTCTTTCACTTGTTAATCCGCATGATGTATTAGCATATCCAAAAACGGCAGGAACTTCTGGATACCATTCGTCAACCTGGACTGGCAGAGAAATTGGACTTCCAGCTACCGTAAACGAAAATTTGCTTGAAAATAAAAAACCAATGGCTCAGGAACAAATTTTAGTAAATATGGCTTTAAGTCTGGGCGAAATAGCTTCTCAGGACGATAAACTAAACTATATTAATTTTTATGGTTATTTATTAAGTCATGTAGATGAGGAAATTGGATATCTGATTAATGAACTGTATAAGGAAGATGAGCATGGAAATAAACTGGCAGATTCTGCAATTGTGACCTTAACTTCAGATCATGGTGAAATGGGGCTCGCTCACGGTGGATTGCGCCAGAAAACTTTTGTAGCCTATGAAGAAGCGTTAAGAGTGCCACTTGTTATTTCAAATCCAATATTATTTAAAGATCACAAGATAAAGCAATCAATGGCATTAGCAACATTGGTAGATATTATGCCCACTTTTATCGATATCGCAAATGTATCAAATCCGCCTACAGGACTTGCGGGTACAAGTTTACTTCCTGTAATGGAGAATAATACTCCCGTTCAGCATAGTATTTTATTTACTTATGATGACATTAAGGCTGGTTCTAATAGCAGCTGGACAATTGTAAAAGCAGCTAATCGTATCCGTTGCATCAGAACAGAAAAATGGAAATTCGATTATTACTTTGATGCAGCTACAGCTTATTTCAAACAATATGAACTCTATGATTTAATTAATGATCCATTAGAAATTACAAATCTTGCTTACGATCCGGCTTACAGCGAAATCAGAAGAGATTTAGAAGAGCAATTACATCAGCTTGAGGTAGAAAAACTTTGGGTTAATATGCCAAAAGATGTTTATAGTACTACAACATTCAACTAA
- a CDS encoding helix-turn-helix transcriptional regulator, whose amino-acid sequence MEQKIHQGKNVKRFREMLNIKQEALAYDLGNEWNQKKISMLEQKDVIEDNLLKQISAVLKIPVEAFQNFDEEQAVNVIANTFDNGSVLYGYQRNDNCTFHPIDQLLKLHEEKIALYERMLKEKDEMMVRLEKLINK is encoded by the coding sequence ATGGAACAGAAAATACATCAGGGAAAAAACGTCAAACGTTTTAGAGAAATGCTTAACATAAAGCAGGAAGCATTGGCTTATGATCTCGGAAATGAATGGAATCAGAAGAAAATTTCTATGCTCGAGCAGAAAGATGTAATTGAAGATAATCTGTTGAAACAAATTTCAGCTGTATTAAAAATTCCGGTTGAAGCTTTTCAAAATTTTGATGAAGAACAAGCGGTAAATGTAATTGCAAATACGTTTGATAATGGTTCAGTATTGTATGGTTATCAAAGAAATGATAATTGTACTTTTCATCCAATTGACCAACTATTAAAACTTCACGAAGAAAAAATTGCATTGTACGAACGTATGCTAAAAGAGAAAGATGAAATGATGGTCAGGCTTGAAAAATTAATTAATAAATAA
- a CDS encoding DUF1254 domain-containing protein, whose product MKKKIVIAVLSIALFAACKQNKTTEVQTVSSDGNSKFDDLANMSFEENRPTDEQAKTLTDELLFQRACQTYLWALPLINTLSMKEGSEKTFGAGYNVLPIWKKRLDANTLVTTPNSDVIYAMSYVDLGKDGPIVFEAPPMLQGILLDFWQRPIPVDGGKYFGDLGFFGPDAGKGGKFLILPPNYKGKVPSGYFVYRSGTNNVFIFLRSFYELPTELTPAVSLVEKSKIYPLGKENTAIPMKFPDASGVKANMLPARDFSAFQQLKHLVDTEDSANIGSPDWLGMLASLGIIKGQPFNPDEHTKDILDKAAKTAYKMSRVVGMSSKVSGRSFLMYPDRQWVNPMTGATADNISGPFTKELDWKRKEGGYMDLDTRIWFFTDYYSWSPGMASQTPGKGAKYVVGFRDKEGKYLNPATTYKVTLPANVPVANFWSLTLYEAENASGYANGQPFPSLGSKDKPVQNADGSTDLYIGPKAPEGKTKNWLKTIPGKGYFAILRLYGPTEKALDNSWVPGDFEKIN is encoded by the coding sequence ATGAAAAAGAAAATTGTAATAGCAGTGTTATCGATAGCGCTATTTGCCGCCTGCAAGCAAAATAAAACTACAGAAGTGCAAACAGTTTCATCAGATGGAAATTCAAAATTTGATGATTTGGCCAATATGTCTTTTGAAGAAAATCGTCCAACAGATGAACAAGCCAAAACATTAACAGATGAATTATTGTTTCAACGAGCCTGCCAAACTTATCTTTGGGCTTTGCCTTTAATAAATACACTCAGTATGAAAGAAGGTTCTGAAAAAACTTTTGGTGCAGGCTATAACGTTTTGCCTATCTGGAAAAAACGATTGGATGCTAATACATTAGTAACAACTCCAAACTCAGATGTTATTTATGCGATGAGTTATGTTGATCTGGGTAAAGACGGACCAATAGTTTTTGAAGCACCGCCTATGTTGCAGGGAATTTTATTAGATTTTTGGCAACGTCCAATTCCTGTAGATGGAGGTAAATATTTTGGAGACCTTGGTTTTTTTGGTCCCGATGCAGGTAAAGGAGGTAAATTTTTGATATTGCCTCCAAATTACAAAGGCAAAGTACCGAGCGGTTATTTTGTTTATCGTTCAGGAACTAACAATGTATTTATTTTTCTTCGTTCTTTTTATGAGCTTCCTACTGAATTGACACCTGCAGTTTCTTTGGTAGAGAAATCTAAAATTTATCCTTTAGGCAAAGAAAACACTGCAATACCAATGAAATTTCCTGATGCTTCAGGTGTTAAGGCAAATATGCTTCCCGCTCGTGATTTTTCGGCGTTTCAACAATTAAAACACCTTGTAGATACGGAAGATTCGGCAAACATTGGTTCGCCTGACTGGTTGGGAATGTTGGCTTCATTGGGCATAATAAAAGGACAGCCTTTTAATCCTGACGAGCATACTAAAGACATTCTTGATAAAGCGGCTAAAACAGCATATAAAATGAGTCGTGTAGTAGGTATGAGCAGCAAAGTTAGTGGGCGTTCGTTTCTAATGTATCCTGACCGTCAATGGGTAAATCCAATGACTGGTGCTACTGCTGATAATATTTCCGGACCATTTACAAAAGAGTTAGACTGGAAACGTAAGGAAGGTGGTTATATGGATCTTGATACTCGTATATGGTTTTTTACCGATTATTATTCATGGAGTCCCGGAATGGCATCACAAACACCTGGTAAAGGAGCTAAATATGTGGTAGGTTTTCGTGATAAAGAAGGTAAATATCTTAATCCTGCTACAACATATAAAGTAACACTTCCGGCGAATGTTCCGGTTGCAAATTTCTGGTCACTTACTTTATATGAAGCTGAAAATGCTTCCGGTTATGCTAACGGACAACCGTTCCCGTCACTTGGTTCAAAAGATAAACCAGTACAAAATGCAGACGGTTCGACTGATTTATACATAGGTCCAAAGGCACCGGAAGGCAAAACGAAAAATTGGCTAAAAACGATTCCGGGCAAAGGCTATTTTGCCATCCTTCGTCTTTACGGCCCGACCGAAAAAGCTCTTGATAATTCATGGGTACCGGGTGATTTTGAAAAGATAAATTAA
- a CDS encoding amidohydrolase family protein produces MNNIVHTFLTFFIVLSLQCTVVNGQETKPTKNALAFINATIYVSPTDPAILEGSVVIENDKIIAVGKKSEVKLPNSAKVIDCKGLTITAGFWNSHVHFTDPKIANAPSLSNSELSAYLEQFLIKYGFTYAFDIGSFPENTNNIRQRINNGSVSGPLILTTGLPLTAEDGTPFYVKAMNIKLPELTSVDVAVKIVNQNIAAGLDGIKIFAGSPMGPGKAEKMMPVEIAKAVIKTAHKKGKLVFAHPSINDGILVSLESGIDILAHTTPDGGLPWDSQMIQQMVKKNLYLIPTLKLWKWSLANNNQSPQQIEDFVSIAIRQVKDFNEAGGNLLFGTDIGFMDDFDPTDEYVYLQKAQLNFRQILAMLTTTPSKKYGFSKQYGRLAVGVSADMVVFKGNPDLDLRTLSDVKYTVRKGEIIYTKTY; encoded by the coding sequence ATGAATAATATTGTTCACACTTTCCTGACGTTTTTTATTGTCTTGAGTTTACAATGTACTGTTGTTAATGGACAAGAAACCAAACCAACTAAAAATGCTTTGGCGTTCATCAATGCCACTATATATGTTTCACCAACCGATCCGGCAATTCTGGAAGGAAGCGTAGTTATTGAGAATGATAAAATAATTGCAGTCGGTAAAAAGAGCGAGGTAAAACTACCAAATAGTGCTAAAGTAATTGACTGCAAGGGTTTAACAATTACAGCGGGATTCTGGAATAGTCACGTCCATTTTACCGATCCAAAAATTGCCAATGCGCCAAGTTTAAGTAATAGTGAATTATCCGCCTATCTTGAACAATTTTTAATCAAATATGGGTTTACGTATGCCTTCGACATAGGTTCATTTCCAGAGAACACAAATAACATAAGACAAAGAATTAACAACGGTTCCGTCTCAGGTCCTCTCATCCTGACTACCGGGCTTCCACTTACGGCAGAAGATGGCACTCCGTTTTATGTGAAAGCAATGAATATAAAATTGCCGGAACTGACGTCTGTAGATGTCGCTGTAAAAATCGTAAACCAAAATATTGCTGCTGGTTTAGATGGAATAAAAATATTTGCAGGATCTCCTATGGGACCCGGCAAGGCCGAAAAGATGATGCCTGTAGAAATAGCGAAAGCTGTTATCAAGACTGCCCACAAAAAAGGCAAACTCGTTTTTGCACATCCTTCGATAAATGACGGGATTTTAGTTTCATTAGAATCCGGTATTGATATACTGGCACATACCACTCCTGACGGCGGTCTGCCTTGGGATAGTCAAATGATTCAACAAATGGTTAAAAAGAATTTATATCTAATTCCAACATTAAAACTTTGGAAGTGGAGTTTAGCGAATAATAATCAATCTCCACAACAAATTGAAGATTTTGTTTCTATCGCTATTAGACAAGTAAAAGATTTTAATGAAGCAGGAGGAAATCTTTTATTTGGAACAGACATTGGCTTCATGGATGATTTTGATCCAACAGATGAGTATGTTTATTTGCAAAAGGCACAACTTAATTTCCGACAGATTCTGGCAATGCTTACTACAACACCTTCAAAAAAATATGGTTTTTCAAAGCAATATGGCAGACTTGCGGTTGGTGTGAGTGCAGATATGGTGGTTTTTAAGGGAAATCCAGATCTAGACCTCAGAACTTTGTCGGATGTAAAATATACGGTTAGAAAGGGTGAAATTATATATACAAAAACATACTGA
- a CDS encoding DUF1203 domain-containing protein, with protein sequence MKKFKIVPLSKEFVSQIRKTNIDNFGNQVYEQLATGKGPCRISLKPFNVGQDIRLVLAYSPFSENNAFNQSGPIFIHKNEVEQYSDIYNFPAELKADKENFPLSLIGYSKEQKMIFTKLVGDNDIDLLIAEIFETKSDVEYLHARNSEACCFICKIERA encoded by the coding sequence ATGAAAAAATTTAAAATTGTTCCGTTATCTAAAGAGTTTGTAAGCCAAATTCGGAAAACAAATATTGATAATTTTGGTAATCAAGTTTACGAGCAATTAGCAACAGGAAAAGGACCATGTAGAATTTCGTTGAAACCATTTAATGTCGGCCAGGATATTCGTTTGGTTTTAGCTTATAGTCCGTTCTCAGAAAATAATGCTTTTAATCAATCCGGACCTATATTTATTCACAAAAACGAAGTGGAACAATATTCGGATATTTACAATTTCCCTGCAGAATTAAAAGCAGATAAAGAGAATTTTCCTTTATCCCTAATTGGCTATAGCAAAGAACAAAAAATGATTTTTACTAAATTAGTTGGTGATAATGATATCGATTTGCTAATTGCTGAAATCTTTGAAACAAAAAGCGATGTTGAATATCTTCACGCAAGAAATTCAGAAGCTTGTTGCTTTATTTGTAAAATCGAAAGGGCGTAG
- a CDS encoding PRC-barrel domain-containing protein has product MENKDKNLYRLDELSDYKIASNYSDVRGWKIVDADNRTIGEIDNLWVNKDMQRVVYLDVKLDKRLLEDSRNEVLDVIANDNGKEFIYKEGHSHIIIPIGSVSINKDTKIVMANSLGYDTFRNTNRYNRQENFDREYERRVMNSYSPQNDPDSVYYSDDDSFYNRREFDNK; this is encoded by the coding sequence ATGGAAAATAAAGATAAAAATTTATACAGATTAGACGAATTGTCTGATTATAAAATCGCATCAAATTATTCTGATGTAAGAGGATGGAAAATTGTTGATGCTGACAACCGCACTATAGGCGAAATTGATAATTTGTGGGTGAATAAAGACATGCAACGTGTTGTATATCTGGATGTAAAATTAGATAAACGATTGCTGGAAGACAGCCGTAATGAAGTTCTGGATGTTATAGCAAACGACAACGGAAAAGAGTTTATTTATAAAGAAGGTCACAGTCATATTATTATACCAATAGGATCTGTAAGTATAAATAAAGACACGAAAATTGTTATGGCGAACAGTTTAGGATATGATACCTTTAGAAACACTAACAGATATAATAGACAGGAAAATTTTGACAGGGAATATGAAAGAAGAGTAATGAATTCCTATTCTCCACAAAATGATCCTGACTCTGTGTATTATAGTGACGATGACTCCTTTTATAACCGCAGAGAATTTGATAATAAATAA
- a CDS encoding DUF4833 domain-containing protein, with amino-acid sequence MNKIKNKYFTKSLIVITILVNIISGSVMAQSKNPSPLNFPTPKNIDNMLFYIQRDPNINTAIYAINYQENGKINKSNPIKAYWIRYAENGEKKDLNYMQRKFAYGIESKTVNNEEFELQFVSYKKLPLTLKKIDSDQKYHVFVSVNQKRIQVEKIFVRIEGGSFWLPNVKYAEVTGVETSSNKLITERMLLK; translated from the coding sequence ATGAATAAAATAAAAAATAAATATTTTACAAAATCACTAATCGTTATAACGATCTTAGTAAATATAATTTCTGGAAGTGTAATGGCACAATCCAAAAATCCATCGCCATTAAATTTTCCAACGCCTAAGAATATAGACAATATGTTGTTTTATATTCAGCGTGACCCAAATATAAACACTGCTATTTATGCCATAAACTATCAGGAAAATGGAAAAATAAACAAAAGCAATCCTATAAAAGCCTATTGGATTCGATATGCCGAGAACGGAGAAAAAAAAGATTTAAATTATATGCAACGCAAATTTGCATACGGAATAGAAAGTAAAACGGTAAATAATGAGGAATTTGAGCTTCAGTTTGTATCCTATAAAAAGTTGCCTTTAACCTTGAAAAAGATAGATTCAGATCAAAAATATCATGTTTTTGTAAGTGTAAATCAGAAGAGAATTCAGGTAGAAAAAATATTTGTACGTATTGAAGGAGGTTCTTTTTGGTTACCAAATGTAAAGTATGCCGAAGTTACAGGAGTTGAGACTTCCTCAAATAAATTAATTACGGAAAGAATGTTATTGAAATAA
- a CDS encoding GtrA family protein yields MFRKKSILTFLQAQVAAFVGGITDYGLMILLTEVFKLHFTFSILISGTIGAIINFSINRFWVFKSQSGYSSRINSQLFKFALVVLGSISLKSFGTLILQKSFQIDYRIGRLLTDSFVSYGFNYPLIKYWVFKANEKQNKIESN; encoded by the coding sequence ATGTTCCGGAAAAAATCTATTTTGACTTTTCTGCAAGCGCAAGTTGCGGCATTTGTAGGTGGCATTACCGATTATGGCTTAATGATCTTATTGACAGAAGTATTTAAATTGCATTTTACCTTTTCTATTTTAATCTCCGGAACCATTGGCGCAATTATCAATTTTAGCATCAATAGATTTTGGGTTTTCAAAAGTCAATCTGGTTACAGCAGTCGCATCAATAGTCAGCTTTTTAAATTTGCTTTAGTTGTATTAGGAAGCATTTCCTTAAAATCATTTGGTACGCTTATTTTGCAAAAATCATTTCAAATCGATTATAGAATCGGAAGATTACTCACAGACAGTTTTGTTTCTTATGGTTTTAATTATCCACTAATCAAATATTGGGTTTTTAAGGCAAACGAAAAACAGAATAAAATCGAATCAAATTAA
- a CDS encoding CDP-alcohol phosphatidyltransferase family protein: MGKETQVENHSAIAQRTFSDRKRTNIFKKAEQFTIVFLLPKVPGFISPNLLTLIGTLGSGLIFLAFVLSTYVTNWYLLLGIIGLVINWLGDSLDGRLAYYRNIPRRWYGFALDIIADWIGIVLIGFGYYIYAENGTQIVAFAFVALYGWSIIISQLRYKITNEYSIDSGFVGPTELRFIIALILIIEVLFLGSITYLAVLITIILFIINTIDSLKLLKLGDLRDKNQN; the protein is encoded by the coding sequence ATGGGAAAAGAAACACAAGTTGAAAATCATAGTGCAATTGCACAAAGAACATTTTCTGACCGTAAGCGAACTAATATTTTTAAAAAAGCAGAACAGTTTACGATTGTATTTTTGCTGCCAAAGGTACCTGGATTCATTTCGCCAAACTTGCTCACTTTAATAGGGACGCTTGGTTCGGGTTTGATTTTTTTGGCTTTTGTTTTAAGTACTTATGTAACAAATTGGTATTTGCTTTTGGGTATTATCGGTTTGGTTATAAATTGGTTAGGCGATTCTCTGGATGGAAGATTGGCTTATTATAGAAATATTCCGCGTCGTTGGTATGGTTTTGCACTCGATATTATTGCCGATTGGATTGGTATTGTACTTATAGGTTTTGGCTACTACATTTATGCTGAAAATGGCACACAAATAGTAGCCTTTGCTTTTGTCGCATTGTATGGTTGGTCTATTATAATCAGTCAGTTACGCTACAAAATCACAAATGAGTACAGTATAGATTCCGGCTTTGTTGGTCCAACAGAACTGAGATTTATTATTGCTTTAATTTTAATTATCGAAGTTTTATTTCTCGGCTCAATTACATATTTGGCTGTCTTAATCACTATTATCTTATTTATAATCAATACTATTGATAGCTTAAAACTTTTAAAGCTTGGAGATCTAAGAGATAAAAACCAAAACTGA
- a CDS encoding phytanoyl-CoA dioxygenase family protein: MVSTYKTFTLTEQLTNEQIAFFNEHGFIHFKKFINPETVSSIIDASKQVEQNWIENDLQKVNGVPIKYGKDLDGSPIVQRFAFINQHHQTLSGLLLDPRFDGLLPLAGDGARLGTEEKDGMVFNHYINGPESKFTKMGWHTDGLRDIFYGAKLNPMLNVGIHLSTLKPENGGLKIIPGTHKQGIYQMLFRKKYFLDHQADPEEVSINPEAGDLTIHDGRLWHRVAESSIRGEESRRRVIYIPIIAGKYAPKNENSPTVFYQRFAGIVK, encoded by the coding sequence ATGGTATCTACTTATAAAACCTTTACCCTTACTGAGCAATTAACTAACGAGCAAATTGCCTTTTTTAACGAACATGGTTTCATCCATTTCAAAAAATTTATAAATCCCGAAACAGTTTCATCCATCATTGATGCCTCAAAACAAGTAGAGCAAAATTGGATTGAAAATGATCTTCAAAAAGTAAACGGTGTTCCAATTAAATACGGAAAAGATCTGGACGGATCTCCAATTGTACAGCGTTTTGCTTTTATAAACCAACATCATCAAACCTTAAGCGGTCTTTTACTTGATCCAAGATTTGATGGTTTATTACCATTGGCAGGCGATGGCGCAAGATTAGGAACCGAAGAAAAAGACGGAATGGTTTTCAATCATTATATCAATGGTCCGGAAAGTAAGTTTACCAAAATGGGCTGGCATACAGATGGTTTGAGAGATATTTTTTATGGTGCAAAATTAAATCCAATGCTAAATGTGGGTATTCATTTAAGCACTTTAAAACCTGAAAACGGAGGTCTTAAAATCATTCCCGGTACTCATAAGCAAGGTATTTATCAAATGCTTTTTCGCAAAAAATACTTTTTGGATCATCAAGCCGATCCGGAGGAAGTTTCTATTAATCCGGAAGCCGGAGATTTAACAATTCACGATGGACGTTTGTGGCACAGAGTTGCAGAATCATCTATTCGTGGCGAAGAGAGTAGAAGGAGGGTTATTTATATTCCGATTATAGCCGGAAAATATGCTCCTAAAAACGAGAATAGCCCAACGGTTTTCTATCAACGCTTTGCAGGTATTGTTAAATAA
- a CDS encoding SDR family oxidoreductase — translation MSEKTKPFALITGASKGIGKSIAYELAKQGYSLLLVARSEEELIALSDDLQAKYGINTAILPIDLSINNASQKVTNWIKENNYPVGILVNNAGYGVWGDFSESLLTDQIGMMQLNMNVVVELSHLLVPILSQQKEAYILNISSTAAYQAVPTLAVYSATKAFVLSFTRALRFELAKTSISVTCFSPGPVDTGFASRAGLDAFSKMAEKFNMQPDEVAKIAVKAMFSKKSEVIPGFTNIISVYANRILPKGFIEKTAAGIYKI, via the coding sequence ATGAGCGAAAAAACGAAACCGTTTGCCTTAATAACTGGCGCCAGCAAAGGTATAGGAAAATCTATTGCTTATGAATTGGCAAAACAAGGTTATTCACTATTGCTTGTGGCAAGAAGTGAAGAGGAATTAATAGCACTTTCTGATGATCTTCAGGCTAAATATGGCATTAATACAGCCATTTTACCGATTGATCTTTCGATAAATAATGCATCGCAAAAAGTAACCAATTGGATAAAAGAGAATAATTATCCCGTTGGTATTTTGGTTAATAATGCCGGTTATGGTGTTTGGGGCGATTTTAGTGAGTCTCTTTTAACCGATCAGATTGGTATGATGCAACTTAACATGAATGTGGTCGTAGAACTTTCGCATTTATTAGTACCGATACTTTCGCAACAAAAAGAAGCCTATATTTTAAATATATCAAGTACGGCTGCTTACCAGGCTGTGCCTACGCTGGCTGTTTATTCGGCTACAAAGGCTTTTGTTTTATCGTTTACGCGTGCTTTGCGTTTTGAACTTGCCAAAACTTCCATTTCAGTAACTTGTTTTAGTCCGGGTCCGGTTGATACAGGTTTTGCTTCGAGAGCTGGTTTAGACGCTTTTAGCAAAATGGCCGAAAAGTTTAATATGCAACCTGATGAAGTTGCAAAAATTGCCGTAAAAGCCATGTTCAGCAAAAAATCAGAAGTTATTCCGGGTTTTACAAATATCATTTCGGTTTATGCCAATCGTATACTACCAAAGGGTTTTATCGAAAAAACTGCAGCCGGAATTTATAAAATTTAA
- a CDS encoding toll/interleukin-1 receptor domain-containing protein, producing the protein MAYQYDVFISYKNHHVTNTWVIKFEEKLKYWLTQELGGNKPKIFFDKDTIETGNIWPNTLKNGVKTSKCLLCIWTPEYFRSKWCLSEWLSFEERTTYLNNSTHQIILPIRFHDGEHYPAQAKLRQCTDVTNYSNTNNAFWETQKAMELEDTIKDLCKTLAVAIQAVPDFNDNFPIIEIDDENPNPPQANRYKL; encoded by the coding sequence ATGGCATATCAATATGACGTATTTATTAGTTACAAGAATCATCATGTAACTAATACTTGGGTAATAAAGTTTGAGGAAAAGCTAAAATACTGGTTAACTCAGGAATTAGGAGGCAATAAACCCAAAATTTTTTTTGATAAGGACACTATTGAAACGGGAAACATTTGGCCAAATACACTGAAGAATGGTGTTAAAACGTCAAAATGTTTACTTTGCATTTGGACACCTGAATATTTCAGGTCAAAGTGGTGTTTATCTGAATGGCTAAGTTTTGAAGAAAGAACAACCTATTTAAATAACTCCACCCATCAAATAATCCTTCCTATTCGTTTTCATGATGGAGAGCACTATCCCGCACAAGCAAAACTAAGACAGTGTACTGATGTTACAAATTATAGCAACACAAACAATGCTTTTTGGGAAACTCAAAAAGCAATGGAATTAGAGGACACAATAAAAGATTTATGCAAGACACTTGCAGTAGCTATCCAAGCAGTGCCAGATTTCAATGACAACTTTCCAATTATTGAGATTGATGATGAAAATCCAAATCCACCACAAGCAAACAGATATAAGTTGTAA